A portion of the Bdellovibrionales bacterium genome contains these proteins:
- a CDS encoding FG-GAP repeat protein has protein sequence MNDPQIVTQSFIPGVSENTVGCNSIGCSGSGTNTSIENELLVHGDLNGDGFEDVVIANPRASSPPMNTLTDPKLPPVELNVLGIGAGAGWHCNPAPASSDARCSTGAAVPNHGIVYVLYGSVNGLQTPSVRGLASPGTDFSLTNATYAVSGYDSESNAAQRACSPGPAKSCKGQFLRNPVFENVNYGYAELGHLFGSGVVVMDHNNDGFDDLLVGAMGFEDLTCLQGSTLRDYGRIYVFGGSDEGLVAGPETSYYMSYSSLASCPSTLTNPAVDDKALGTQLLGNQKLRALMPQIAYEVSNPSNGTRRLFGSFMSVAGDLNKDGYEDLVVTTPNEGSLSYGAPGMAYVYYGPLCGADNEIAMLSLTQNESNFNRQFLWSSPTDAGQISSINFASDCQTPSGPKLPMQKFLVLGSTSGDMNGTNVVGGRKGMGDVNKDGYDDVLIGGRNWDDLTRDYNDIGRGIIYFGSSRGIFTSEYPDLNSVADSLGRYKPFMIVPKFDLPGAIFFSKKSSLGDVNGDNSADYMIVTPGYDGEAALKGVDLGGFFLFY, from the coding sequence GTGAACGATCCTCAGATCGTAACACAGTCCTTTATACCGGGAGTTTCAGAAAATACTGTGGGTTGCAACTCTATTGGATGCTCAGGTTCTGGGACCAACACTTCAATTGAAAATGAATTGCTTGTTCACGGTGATTTGAACGGAGACGGATTTGAAGACGTGGTGATTGCCAACCCCAGAGCGTCCAGTCCTCCGATGAATACATTGACCGATCCCAAATTGCCTCCTGTCGAATTGAATGTTCTTGGAATTGGAGCCGGAGCGGGATGGCATTGCAATCCCGCTCCGGCATCAAGCGATGCGAGGTGCAGCACAGGTGCAGCTGTGCCCAATCATGGTATCGTTTATGTTCTCTATGGCTCAGTAAACGGATTGCAAACGCCAAGTGTGAGAGGTCTCGCCTCGCCAGGCACAGACTTTTCGTTGACGAATGCCACTTACGCCGTGAGTGGATATGATTCTGAATCCAACGCGGCCCAACGGGCTTGTTCGCCAGGGCCAGCTAAGTCCTGTAAGGGACAATTTTTACGCAATCCGGTTTTTGAGAACGTGAACTATGGCTACGCCGAGTTGGGACATTTGTTTGGGTCCGGAGTTGTCGTCATGGATCATAACAATGACGGCTTTGATGATCTTTTGGTTGGCGCCATGGGATTCGAAGACTTAACCTGTCTTCAAGGTTCGACACTTCGAGATTATGGGCGAATCTATGTATTTGGGGGATCCGATGAGGGTCTCGTTGCAGGTCCAGAAACGAGCTATTACATGAGCTATTCCTCACTGGCCTCTTGCCCGAGCACTCTCACTAATCCAGCTGTGGATGACAAGGCCTTGGGGACTCAGCTTCTGGGAAATCAAAAATTGAGGGCCTTGATGCCACAGATAGCCTATGAAGTGTCTAATCCATCCAACGGCACGAGACGGCTTTTTGGGTCCTTTATGAGTGTCGCAGGAGATTTAAATAAGGATGGATACGAGGATCTCGTTGTGACGACTCCCAATGAAGGATCCCTAAGTTACGGGGCGCCAGGTATGGCCTATGTTTATTATGGCCCGCTGTGCGGGGCAGACAATGAAATAGCAATGCTTTCATTGACACAAAACGAATCGAACTTTAATCGCCAGTTCCTATGGTCCAGTCCAACAGATGCGGGGCAAATATCCAGTATTAACTTTGCGAGTGATTGTCAAACCCCGAGCGGTCCAAAACTGCCAATGCAGAAGTTTCTCGTTTTGGGATCAACTTCTGGGGATATGAATGGGACCAATGTCGTCGGCGGCAGAAAGGGCATGGGTGATGTCAACAAGGATGGCTATGACGATGTTTTGATAGGAGGCAGAAACTGGGATGATCTGACGAGAGATTACAATGATATCGGAAGAGGTATCATCTATTTTGGCAGCTCACGTGGGATCTTCACTTCTGAATATCCCGATCTGAATTCAGTTGCTGATAGTCTCGGTCGCTATAAGCCATTCATGATCGTTCCAAAATTCGATCTTCCTGGGGCAATATTCTTTTCAAAGAAGTCGTCCTTGGGAGATGTAAATGGAGATAATTCAGCAGATTATATGATTGTAACACCTGGCTACGATGGCGAAGCTGCCTTGAAGGGCGTTGATTTGGGGGGATTTTTTCTCTTTTATTGA